From the genome of Nicotiana sylvestris chromosome 1, ASM39365v2, whole genome shotgun sequence:
AGAATTgagttttttatatatatattgttttgtTTTTGGGTCAATTAGTAATTTCACATTCAGGTTCAAATTATTGCTGTAGTGGAGCTTGCATGAGCTTAATTTGTCCAGCATTTTTAGTGAAATGCCTTGCACCTGCACGAAGTTAACTAGGGAAATTGCTGCACCTCATCTTAACAATTGTCTTGAGGAGTGATGCTCAGCTTGTACTGGTGCATGTGATTGAGTATATCCATGTTTCCGGTGTAATTTAGCTTCTGTATCTTCTCCATATTTGAAGAGGCAAACCCTACATGATGTAGCATCTAAATTGTTAGCCAGTTTGCATGTTTTAGTGTAATTTGATATTGCTAAAGCCGTGATGAAATTGTTTAAACAGGTTAGCCAGGATTTAGGGATAGAAGCGCCCATACCAATCAGCACGAAGCTTGGAGATTTTAGTAATTTGTTCCGAAGGATTGTTAATGCAGCAGAGCATCCACATTTGAGCATTCCTGAAACTGAAGCAGGAAGAAGCCGTAAGCAATATCATCGGCTCATCAATCGATCTCTCATGTTTGTATCAGGTATAATATGAATTCCTTTTGGAGCTTAAATTAAAGCAATTTTTGCTGCAATCATGTTGGGAAAACGAACAGGTAGTAACATTATCGTGGGTTTCACATGTATATTTCCTTATCCTTGAAAGTTAAGGGTTAATAACAAAGTGGTTTCTTTTAGCTTTAATAGAGCTGAAATTAAAGCTAGAGATGGTTAAGTATCTTGCACATTTCCACTGCACTTTAGGAGCTAACTATCATTGTGAGGACTGACATAGGTCGAACCTAAACCAGCACTTAGGTTCTCCAAGATTAAACAGTTTTTTCTTGGAATATTCGGCAAAAAGAACCAACTGTAGGTGTTTGTTTCTGCTTTCATGTATCCTTACATGAGTTTACAGGCCAGGAAGCTTACAGTTTGAACTTCTCTCCGCATTTTTGACTTCGTAGTGTCAGCTATGATATTATCCTCTGGTCAACTGGAGAAAAGTACCAGAAGGGTGGTGCTCAAGTGTGAGGGGGATTCCGATTTAGTTGGCGTTTAATTGGCTGCACTCTAGGTTTTACCTAAGATCCTTAGTCATCGAGGCTATTGAGCACATTGAAATGGACAGACACCCTtgtgcaagtagaataaatatcATATATTCTTAATTTTCACCCATCTAGGATGATTTGCTCAATATGCCGTTTATACAAGACAGGATGGTTCATGTGGAGGGTACAAATTCTCTTAATTATATCATTTGTCTAGATGCTTTGTTGTCCTTCAAAGTTCAACATGCAATTCTGACTCTGTTGCTGCCACAGTTGGAGCTGCTGTAGCTGTTGTAGGACTTGCAGCTTACCGTGTTTATGCTGCACGGAAGAATGCATCGAGCTGAAATGGTGAAGCAAAAATATGCCAGTCATGATGTCTAATATGAAGTTTCTCTTTGCCCGATTACTTAGTGTGGAATGCTTTATTGTTTGGTTTTCTGGTAATCTGCCTCTCCGAATTCCAACTTGGAGGAAAATGCAGAAATTTTTGTGATCTCAGCTTTAGATCTGTTACATAGTTAGCCGCTTTTCTTTGTAGCATTTCAGTTAGAAATCAATGGATATGCCTTTTCGAAATGGAGCAGCGGCATTGCTGTCCTGAATACTGGCGGGGTCAATTTGCTgcgaaataaaatgaaaaaaaagaaatggaaGTGAACTTGAAGTTATGTCATAATATTAAAACTCAATTGCAATGCTAtaggatttttttctttttgctaaGTTGTGAGGTCTCCCATGTGTATTCTCGAAGGAAAAAAAAATAATCTCAAAGTCTTAAAGAACCAACTGATATTATTAATTTCCTGGTTTGCATTATTCCCTCATGTAGAGTTCTTATGGCAATGTGCTTATAATTCATATTTTAGCTGTTAAGTTCCTTCTATCCACTCTTCTCAACTTTAAACCTACAACATTTTCAGTAAAAAAAATGCGAGCTTCATTTAAACTGCTTTAATAGGTTTGCAATGGAGTAGCGATTCAAGGAATTTGCTAGTGTTAGGGCGTGTTAAAACTAGTTTTTggataaaaatgaaaacaaaaggaCGCAACTTTAAATTGAATTGCCGAAACTTTAAATTCAGTGGATCTTCCAAGGTCTCTTTCACTCGTTTTTATCTTGGATCTGAtgtatcaagaacactgaaatggatcttatatatttttttctttacgTGGGAGAGTAACTATGTTAGTAGATAATTTATATTCTGAATTTGCTAGGATTATACATATGTTAGATTTGAAAAATAAAGCATCACGTATACATTCATCCTTCCACAAGTTAATTTTTAAAGCCTCTAATGTAATCAAATCTCTAATTGTCTCAGTTATTATAAAGTTTAAAATAGAAGGAAAGAggagaaaaaaagaggaagaaaccAAAATATTAGGAGATGATAACACCAAAACAGAAAATTGAATGCATTCAAGCAAAACCTAAAGTGTTATTTTGTTTTGGACTTTATTACCTTCGTTTGTTCAGGCTTCTATTTCCTGGTCCAAGTCTTTTCTTTCGATCCAAATTAGttagaattttatttattttcctaGTTGGTTTCTTACTAGCTAGTTATTTTCTTTACCAATTTCGGCTAGGAATTAATTATAGACCTCTCGTCCGCTACTCCTACGGCCTACCCTATAAATAAGgattcttttctttgttctttacCTTTAATATAACATGGTCATGCGTTAAGGATGAAGATGGTTACAATTTCAATGAAGATTTAGCAAGGGAGATTTTACTGAGGTTGCCGGTTGTTGCGAGTTAAGTGCGTGTGCAAGAGCTGGTATGCTCTTATCAACAGCTCTAACTTTATAACAGAACACTTGAAATTTAACAAAAACAAAAGACGTCCCCAACTCCTTATTCATGACCGCCTTGCAGACCTAGATGATTCAGTTCTCATCACCATTATTTCGGAGGATACAATAGGAGAATATTATGTCGATGACATTAGTTTGGCATTGTGGAATCCTGCTAACAGGGAGGTGAGGCCCCTCCCTGCAGTCCAGTTCGTGCTACCTAGAGATCACATTCGCTTCGAGTTTACTGGTATTTTTGGGTTCAGGTTAGACCCCATTACTAGTAACATCAACTACAAGGTGGTTTGGTTGCACATCGTCCTTGAAGATAATATTCAAGGTGATCTGTTCCATTATAACCATCTTGATCTTACGAGTCTAATATTGTTTGATGACTCCATTGCCATCTTAAACAGCACTGACAAATCCGTATATGATATATGGCTACTGATTCAACCAGGCGCTGCAGGGGTTTGGAACAAGCTTCTTACCTTTAAATGCCCTTCTCATATTACTAAGTCGTGTTATTGTGGCTTCTGGGATTCTAGCACTCTCATTTtcctaacaaaaaaaaaaaaaaaaagatgttaggACCGGGCACACGAGGCATCTCGAATATGGACACCAGGGCCAGAGGAATGGCTGTTCGGTTTATTATTACAAGGAGAGCTCAGTACCAATTAAACGAAGAGGGCGGAAAATGGACAAGGGTTGGACCATTGCACCATTGGCTTTTAAACAAGAGCATCTTAAATAATTTGAAGTTTGCCAAGGTCAAATCACAATTGCTGCATCTGTTGGTGAATTttcacttttttattttatttatttgcaTTTTTAGTTGATCGTAAAACATTTGCGAAAAAACAGGCTTGGCATCGATGGTCAGCACCGAATGAATAATGGGTTTCTCGTAAAAGCAACAAAGCTTTTATTCGGAGGAAGATTGTTAAGAAGAGCCAGTAAACAAACAGCAAAGTTTTTAGTTTTTGTATACTAACTAAAATAGGAGAAACCCCTTTAATTGAAACACCCCATCATCATCCTGCCGATGGCTTGTTTTTGTTTCAGAAATATAATACTGAATATGACTTTAGATTGGCACTGTGAAATCCTGCAACCATGGCGGTAACCACCCTCCCTGCTGTCCACTTCCAGCTTCAACCATTTTTCAGCCATCTTTCTACTTTTTCTGGTTCGGATTAGACCAACCTGGTGTTTGGAACAAACTTCTTACCTTTCAATGCCTAACACGTATTAAGTCCATGTATTATGGCTTCTGGGATTCTAGCACTGTCGTTTTCCTAACTAAATGTCCTCGGCTGGTAGCCTATGATGttaagacatcttggatttcgaTCACAGGGCCAGGGGCATATGTGTTCAGTTTATTATTATAATGAGAGGTTAGTAAAAATTAAACGAGGAAATGGGGAGCTGGACCAACATATTTGACTGCTCAGTAAGCAGCTGAAGTAATCCCTCTAATGTTTGCAGCCAAAATATGGCTTATACAAAGTCAAATTCCTTAGAcactttgttttaaaaaatagatgTTGTTTGAGTGTTGCAATTTTTGCAACATGGTTTATAGAAGATGATCATTAATTTTTCATGGCTTCAGTTTTGCTTATATTGAATTGGCTAAGTTTAAATATAGACATGAAACATAGAGAAAAGTCACAGTTGAGGCATAAACCAGCAGTTAATATTCAATCCCTTATCAATTCTGCAAAGACAGGTACACAATTCAGAAGATTTTTCTCTGCATCTTCAGGCTTGTCCATTGGATCCTTACACTTAGAAAGCTCTACAAGTGTATCCTCCAACTGTAGGTGAACAATTTGATACTATGTCTTTATTTATCATACCTTTTCCCCATGCAAATATTCGGATAGGTCGATCAATCTGTAATTTCACATTGTCTTCTTTCTCTAGCTGCAAGCAGTACTTATCAAAGCTCTCAACACTTACGTGCAATCGGAAATCAAGGGCTGCCAAGAATTTCATCTCCAGCTTGTTCAGTTCTGCTGTGGTTATTCCTCCTACTTTTGCATAATAAGCATTATTGTAGCAGCTGAAAAAAGAGTGAAAATCTCATAAGAAATCCAACAGTTTTAACCATGTTAAGAGGTTTTGTTACATTTTATCAAGCAGATTCTGTCATCGTGGGATGTCTGATGCATAACATTAGGGACTACCTATAATTCCAACTTAAGTCAAGCCTCTTGTTTGCATTGATCAGGACTTCAATTTATTTATGTTTCACTAATTGATTCAGGAGAAAAGTACAACATTATGCCATCACCTTTCCCGTAATTCAGAGTTTACAAGTCAATATTATCAAACGCGAAAAACGCAAAAAAAAACTCTAAGGTCTGTTGGAGCTTTAAGCGCAAAGCGCAAATAAAACGTGGGCTTGAATGAAGAAAAGCGCAAATGGAGAAAATAACAAATATATATGTATAGTGCAAGACTAATATCTATAAGCATGAATACCAAATATATTGATAGAGAAATCGAAGAAAATTTATgataaagtgaaatatcaattgtttagtGTTGCCTTTTCAGGATTACACTCATTGGCAAGGAAAAATATGCCTTAGAGCCTTGATGACAATACTGAAGTGCCTGCTAAGCGATGCGAAGTgctcaacatgttttgagccttGCTTCATAGCTTAAGCGTGCCTTTGATAACACTGTTCCAAGTTAACTAGCGCTGTGGCATCTGAACCTGATCTTTGGATGCAAGCAGCCGCTCCACAGTCAATTATCCTATGGCACTTGAAACTACGAAATTTTAGCTAGACATTTCCATTATAAAGTAACTGGATATTGGCAAAGGTTCTATCAAACACTCATCATCTGAAATTCTATTGAAAAAGCACAAAAACTAGCTAGGATACATAGCAATGAACTTTGTGAAAATTGGCAGTAGTATGTCTAGAATAATACTTACTCATCATCAACAAACTTGACAGCCAAGACAATGCTAGTGATCAAAATCCGGTGAACATTAAGCGATGTCAGTAAACAATCAGTCAGGTTGAGAAATCTCTccaagtatacatatgcaaccacGAAACACGAAGGGCTGCAGTTGGAATACTTAAAAATGCGCTCTATGTACTGCTGAACTGTCAAAACAGGGGATCTTGTGCCGTGGAAGACGGTCACAACACCTCTCTCTTTCGATCCCTTCATTGCCTTCTCATTCTTTTGAACTGTTCTCTCAAGAACAGAAGCTAGAATTGATAGAATCTTGGGATGTCCTTTATCATATTCTTCCAACCCCATATTTGCATAAGTCCTAGAAATTGCAGATTTTGTACCAAAACCTTCTGCTCCCATGATCATTTTCAGGCTGCTGAAAAAAACAGTTTTTAAAACAATGAAATCACTACTAGTGAGCAAAATCTATATATGACTTCTTGATATAGGTGGGAATAAAGGATTGCTATCagaattatttttcctttttgtttggttttcctttttgccacagaattttgttctttttggcaTCTTGGCGTTGCTTCTACGTTGGTCAATATTTCTAGAGAAAGAATATCAACAAGGGGGGAACATGATGATGTTTATCTACAGCACAAGCACTATCAACATAAAGGTACTATCTTTTCCGAAAATTTTAATCAATAAATTACAATTCACATATAAAATGATGAGTGTAATTACATTTCCAGAAATTCggcaaaaaagaagaagaagagcgaATCCCCAATCAAAGTCAAGATTCTATCCTTCCAAGGAAAATGACTATTCATCTACTAACTTTCAGTTAACATTGCAATTTCATTGCAGTATAAAGAAATATGAAAGCAAGAATTTAGAATTGTATAAATGAAGAGCCCAAACATGTTTGTCGAACTAGAATTAGTTTAAAAAGGGaggaataaaaagaaaagaaaatcaaccCAAGATTGCCTATGAACTATAATTCATGACTCATATCTTGAATTCAACATTCTTGTTGGCATTTGAGTTAGTGAAAAATTCATGAGTTGCTTTTGAATCAATGCCATGCTATTAATTAAGATGAAAACAGTACACCAACCAAAGTGAAGGGAAAGGCGAAAAAATGATCAGATATAGGAAAGAAGCAGCTAAATTCAATCGCAGTTCTTGATCAAGTAAAAGTAAAGGAAAgagaaaccaaaaaaaagaaaagaaatgcatttatttttgaatttgttCTTAGTAGAAAACAATAAACAGAGTAAAGAATAGACTTACAGTGATTCTGCTTTTTGCTGCTTCTTCTCTCAGTAAATTTATTTGACAAGCAATCACAAATCTAGCTGTTATTCTTGAAAGTTGGCTATTACGGATACGGTTATCATTCTttccttccctttttttctttttcttcttccgaCATAATTAATGATATAATATAAAGTTTGAAAGTTGTATAGTAATATTTACATGTTAGGTTGAAaaggaaattgcaagtaaaaGTCTAGAATATGTTAAATTATACTGTAAAGATTTTCTTTACATAATATGTTAATTTAAATCCAGAGTTCAAAGATGGTAGGATGGTGTAAAAGTTAGCATAATATTAAGGCAATATCGTCAAAATAAAAAAGCAATGACTTCACCACTTTGGCAATCTGATTAAAATATCCTTATATAGAGACAAGGGGTAAGAAAATTTCTTGCATATATAActgaataaaaagaaaatatcaaCATATGTACGAACACGAATAACTTTTCACTTTTCAATTACGCTAATTAGTAATTACAATATCTTTTTGATTTTATTCCACGTAGTTAATGCTAATTACAACAATTCTTCACTATTAGTATTAGGTAATTTTAAAGCCTATTACAGGTAAGTTATCGATTATGTTTacttctttaatattttttattataaataaagaaaatagcAATAGAAATCACTAATTTACTAATGTTAGTCTAACATACAATAATTGTAGCTAATtatttttgtaacgacccggtcggtcgttctGAGAATTTTAGCCCGTTTACCCCATTTTTGTTTCTTTATCTGTTGTtcagctgtgttgagttgtatcgagttggtaggtttgagttcagagtagttttggagtgaaatgatcacttagtctcttaattagaaagctaagttagaaaagtcaaccggaagttgacttatgagtaatcgaattcagatttggatttttatgattcgattagcttcgttgggtgattttagatttaggagtgtgtccgaaatataattcggaggtctgtggtagaattaggcttgaattgacgcaAGTTAgaaatttggcgattttggtGGGCATCAGAAAAATTAGGTATcgggggttggaatggaatttcggaagttggagtatgttcgtagtgtcatttgtgacgtgtgtgcaaaatttgaggtcattcggacgtggtttgataggtttcggagTTGTCAGCGAGttttgaaagtttagaagttcttaggcttgaatccgaggttgatttggtgttttggtgttgttttgggtgttccgaaggttcgactaagttcaggtaatgatatatgacttgttggaattattggttgaggtcccgagggcctcgggtgagtttcagataggtttgggttgtgttccgctcgtttttcttatgtttcgacgtcgtttcttcaagcataaatgatatcatattgaacaaatgagctccgatttcttttttgattgaagtattagatctgtatcgtaattacagacctgtagcaaaaagaatcatcaaatttggacatcgtatgaggattttatggtcattttattaAGAATTAAGTTGCCAGATTTTTTCCagattaattacaaaattgccGCTGATAGCGTATTTAAAAATcggcactatttgcaaatattggaaccaatatatctccttcattataaggttaaattgagtgattcaaaagcctaacttgactaaaattttaCAAGAAAACCATTGGAGGCATAAAAAATGCGTTTCGGGATCGTTTGGCATGAGAAACGAAGCAGATAGCTggcaaaaaaatatatgaaataagaatttgttcattcggtcatattttaagttggggagctcgaatttgggcgattttggaggcaattttcaccatatggattaagataagtgttctctactcggttttggttatatctCATGAATCCATCTTTGTTTTgagatttgattgatgatttcaaagtgaactTGAAGGAGTTAGGgtttgagtttcgaagagttttatctgaggatttgagggaccaaacggagtccgattttgataaattttatatggttagactcgggagagGATGAGGGTTTTGATTCTGCCATTGTTGactgattccgagacatgggcccgagagTCGGGTTTTGGCCGATTTCGAATTTTGGCCTATTTTTAtagtttttattgtggaattcAATTCTCTAGCCATGTTGATAAAATTATtctgattatggttagattcATAGCTTTTGGAGACCGAGTCGAGGGTCGAGGACATCCCGAAGTAGGATTTTACgctgttgaggtaagtaacagttttaactctgtCTTTGAGGGTATAAATTcggagaatttgatatcatgtgattgtttggAGGTGATACCCACGCTAGGTGACGGGCGCGTGGGTGTATAAtcgagggattgagacttggtccgtcccgtgaggtTGTGAGGCCTAATAACTATTATCTGTGTTTATGCTTTTTACTTGTTGGTGAACTTGTTTGCCTTCACGTTAGAGATCATATTTAGGCTTCATTCATGCTCAcgttatttgtactcagtcatagaaattattgtacatgtttacctcagtctctattattttgctgatatgttgtgatacttgatgtgggcTGTATCCCCTTATTGATGGTGCATTGTGAGGCTGGAGAGGTacatgactgagtaaggccgagtgcCTAGTTTTGAGGATATTAATATCACAGCGCCGTGAGctgtccgcgtagcacgtgagctaaccgtgcgggtccaggtattgataccatagcgcgtgagttgtctgcatagcacgtgagttgaccgtgcggatccaggtattgatatgatggcacaTGAGTTGTTTgtgcttagcgcttgggctttgggaacccctccggagtcagtacacacccctagtgagcgcagagtATTGAGTGTTTTGAGTGTGTTGAGTGCGAGTGCTCAGTGATGGAGTGACACTGCTGTGAGATTATATTTATTTGTGTTGTTGCTGCATTCatctgttaaatttctttgtggcatttactgagttatggaatttgcctgtttatttctgtttattttttaaattgtgaaaataaataattggaccgttttacttagctcgtcactactgcttagttccttaattatttctgttactactgagttggttgtactcatactacaccctgcactttatgtgcatatccaggtgagttagagcgcgactatcgttgagttcaggccggctatctttggagactgcaaggtagctgctagtgtccgcaggaccttgttactcctcttgtcatttcttcttttggacaattagacagtttatatatcttagtttatagttttagacgttcatgacttagtgacaccccgatgtttggggctcgtttccacatttttctatattatatttatatttcaTCACaaccatggttagattttgggtcgtgacaatttttgAGTTGATGCCTAATTTAGTCTAGAGTAGCTTATAATTTTTTTGGAGAGGTTGTATTCTTTATCCCATATACTTGAGAAACAAATATAATTGCCTTTTATCTAATTTATAGGAGTTAATTGCATTAAAGATATTTTGATTCTTAAATTTATGCTTTTGAAAGTATTTTAACATCAATTGAGCATCTCCTTCCTAAAGAGTTTTTCTTCTTCTATCTTTTGGTACTCAAATAGTTTTGAATCTCTCGTTCTGTTAAATTGAGGTTCTCTATACTCTTAGCCTAATAAATCATCAGTGATGTAAT
Proteins encoded in this window:
- the LOC104212596 gene encoding cyclin-P3-1-like isoform X1, with translation MHFFSFFWFLFPLLLLDQELRLNLAASFLYLIIFSPFPSLCSLKMIMGAEGFGTKSAISRTYANMGLEEYDKGHPKILSILASVLERTVQKNEKAMKGSKERGVVTVFHGTRSPVLTVQQYIERIFKYSNCSPSCFVVAYVYLERFLNLTDCLLTSLNVHRILITSIVLAVKFVDDDCYNNAYYAKVGGITTAELNKLEMKFLAALDFRLHVSVESFDKYCLQLEKEDNVKLQIDRPIRIFAWGKGMINKDIVSNCSPTVGGYTCRAF
- the LOC104212596 gene encoding cyclin-P3-1-like isoform X2; this translates as MHFFSFFWFLFPLLLLDQELRLNLAASFLYLIIFSPFPSLCLKMIMGAEGFGTKSAISRTYANMGLEEYDKGHPKILSILASVLERTVQKNEKAMKGSKERGVVTVFHGTRSPVLTVQQYIERIFKYSNCSPSCFVVAYVYLERFLNLTDCLLTSLNVHRILITSIVLAVKFVDDDCYNNAYYAKVGGITTAELNKLEMKFLAALDFRLHVSVESFDKYCLQLEKEDNVKLQIDRPIRIFAWGKGMINKDIVSNCSPTVGGYTCRAF
- the LOC104212596 gene encoding cyclin-P3-1-like isoform X4, which translates into the protein MNSHFPWKDRILTLIGDSLFFFFFAEFLEILKMIMGAEGFGTKSAISRTYANMGLEEYDKGHPKILSILASVLERTVQKNEKAMKGSKERGVVTVFHGTRSPVLTVQQYIERIFKYSNCSPSCFVVAYVYLERFLNLTDCLLTSLNVHRILITSIVLAVKFVDDDCYNNAYYAKVGGITTAELNKLEMKFLAALDFRLHVSVESFDKYCLQLEKEDNVKLQIDRPIRIFAWGKGMINKDIVSNCSPTVGGYTCRAF
- the LOC104212596 gene encoding cyclin-P3-1-like isoform X3: MNSHFPWKDRILTLIGDSLFFFFFAEFLEISLKMIMGAEGFGTKSAISRTYANMGLEEYDKGHPKILSILASVLERTVQKNEKAMKGSKERGVVTVFHGTRSPVLTVQQYIERIFKYSNCSPSCFVVAYVYLERFLNLTDCLLTSLNVHRILITSIVLAVKFVDDDCYNNAYYAKVGGITTAELNKLEMKFLAALDFRLHVSVESFDKYCLQLEKEDNVKLQIDRPIRIFAWGKGMINKDIVSNCSPTVGGYTCRAF
- the LOC104212596 gene encoding cyclin-P3-1-like isoform X5, whose amino-acid sequence is MIMGAEGFGTKSAISRTYANMGLEEYDKGHPKILSILASVLERTVQKNEKAMKGSKERGVVTVFHGTRSPVLTVQQYIERIFKYSNCSPSCFVVAYVYLERFLNLTDCLLTSLNVHRILITSIVLAVKFVDDDCYNNAYYAKVGGITTAELNKLEMKFLAALDFRLHVSVESFDKYCLQLEKEDNVKLQIDRPIRIFAWGKGMINKDIVSNCSPTVGGYTCRAF
- the LOC104212596 gene encoding cyclin-P3-1-like isoform X6 codes for the protein MHFFSFFWFLFPLLLLDQELRLNLAASFLYLIIFSPFPSLCSLKMIMGAEGFGTKSAISRTYANMGLEEYDKGHPKILSILASVLERTVQKNEKAMKGSKERGVVTVFHGTRSPVLTVQQYIERIFKYSNCSPSCFVVAYVYLERFLNLTDCLLTSLNVHRILITSIVLAVKFVDDDFKCHRIIDCGAAACIQRSGSDATALVNLEQCYQRHA